In Bacteroidia bacterium, a genomic segment contains:
- a CDS encoding D-2-hydroxyacid dehydrogenase family protein, translating into MRITFTDDYQDVIQSLDCFRLLSGHDITILHKAISDEAELAVAMNNPEVLILNRERTPITENLLSLLPSLKIISQTGTNSGHIDIKACKAFGVTLLEGRGDPTAPAELTWLLIMSGLRQFPRAVEGMKDGKWQTNLGHVVKGKTIGIWSYGRIGKLVAGYAKAFGARVLIWGSEESQRRAATDGYEIAESKNSFFSTADVVSIHLRLNETTRGQITKSDLSVMKPTSLIVNTSRAELMEENVLLESLKSGRPGFAAIDVYESEPIYDKAYPLLNMPNVICSPHLGYVEKNSYELYFGMAIDNVLKYISTSSV; encoded by the coding sequence TTGAGAATAACATTTACAGATGACTATCAGGATGTGATTCAATCATTAGATTGTTTTCGGCTTCTCAGTGGCCATGACATCACCATACTCCATAAAGCCATTTCTGACGAAGCGGAATTAGCTGTAGCAATGAATAATCCGGAGGTTTTGATCCTAAACCGAGAAAGAACCCCGATTACGGAAAATTTACTTTCCCTGCTTCCCAGCCTGAAAATAATCTCTCAAACCGGTACAAATTCCGGTCATATAGATATAAAAGCGTGTAAGGCATTTGGCGTAACTTTACTGGAAGGCAGGGGCGATCCTACGGCTCCTGCAGAACTTACCTGGCTACTTATCATGAGCGGATTGCGGCAATTTCCCCGTGCGGTGGAGGGGATGAAAGACGGAAAGTGGCAAACCAATTTAGGGCATGTTGTCAAAGGCAAAACCATCGGAATTTGGAGTTATGGCCGTATCGGAAAATTGGTAGCCGGTTATGCAAAAGCATTTGGTGCGCGCGTATTGATTTGGGGTAGCGAAGAAAGCCAAAGGCGAGCCGCCACAGATGGCTATGAAATAGCGGAATCTAAAAATTCATTTTTTTCCACCGCTGACGTTGTCTCCATTCATCTCCGGTTAAATGAGACGACAAGAGGGCAAATTACAAAGTCAGATTTAAGTGTGATGAAACCCACTTCCCTGATTGTAAACACTTCCCGCGCAGAGTTGATGGAGGAAAATGTATTGCTGGAATCATTAAAATCAGGCAGACCTGGTTTTGCAGCAATAGATGTGTATGAGTCTGAACCCATTTATGACAAAGCTTACCCTTTGCTGAATATGCCAAACGTTATTTGCAGCCCACATCTGGGATATGTAGAAAAAAACAGTTACGAATTATATTTTGGAATGGCGATAGATAATGTATTAAAATACATATCGACGAGTTCTGTATGA
- a CDS encoding M42 family metallopeptidase encodes MPALSVLNDQSLSFLEAYINNPSPTGFESGGQKLWLDYIRPYVDEYEIDAYGSVFGVINPGRSYRVVIEAHADEISWFVNYITDDGYIYLVRNGGSDHQIAPSKRVNIHTDKGIVKAVFGWPAIHTRHDTSKDNGPTVKNIFLDCGCRTKKEIEELGIHVGCVVTYEDEFTTLNDRYFVGRALDNRVGGFMIAQVARLLQENNIVLPYSLYVVNAVQEEVGLRGAQMVAERINPNVAIVTDVTHDTFSPMIDKISHGEVRSGEGPSLTVGPAVHNKLLRLIQDTARDFEIPFQREAASRSTGTDTDAFAYSNKGVPSALISLPLKYMHTTVEMAHKADVESVVKLIYESLQRIQDGHDFRYFA; translated from the coding sequence ATGCCCGCATTATCTGTGCTCAACGATCAATCCCTGTCATTTCTGGAAGCGTATATCAACAACCCCTCTCCGACAGGATTTGAATCTGGCGGACAAAAGCTCTGGTTGGACTATATCCGGCCTTATGTGGATGAGTACGAGATAGATGCCTACGGCTCGGTCTTTGGTGTCATTAATCCGGGGCGGAGCTATCGTGTAGTGATTGAGGCACACGCCGACGAAATTTCCTGGTTTGTCAACTACATCACAGATGATGGATACATTTACCTGGTCAGAAATGGCGGTTCCGACCACCAGATTGCGCCTTCCAAAAGGGTAAATATTCATACTGACAAGGGGATTGTCAAAGCCGTATTTGGCTGGCCGGCTATTCACACCCGGCATGATACTTCCAAAGACAATGGTCCTACAGTAAAAAATATTTTCCTGGACTGCGGCTGCCGCACAAAAAAAGAAATTGAAGAACTGGGGATCCATGTTGGTTGTGTGGTTACCTATGAAGATGAGTTTACCACACTCAATGACCGCTATTTTGTGGGAAGGGCCCTCGACAACCGGGTAGGTGGGTTTATGATTGCTCAGGTCGCCAGGCTTTTACAGGAAAATAATATCGTCCTCCCCTACTCCCTTTACGTGGTAAATGCTGTACAGGAAGAGGTCGGATTACGCGGCGCGCAAATGGTTGCTGAAAGAATCAACCCCAATGTGGCGATTGTTACGGACGTAACCCATGATACGTTCAGCCCGATGATTGATAAAATATCTCATGGAGAAGTTCGCTCCGGTGAAGGCCCTTCACTGACCGTCGGACCCGCTGTACACAACAAGCTGCTGCGTCTGATCCAGGATACCGCCCGCGACTTCGAGATTCCCTTCCAGCGGGAAGCGGCTTCACGTTCTACCGGAACAGACACCGACGCTTTTGCCTATTCAAATAAAGGTGTACCTTCTGCCCTGATATCTCTTCCCTTGAAATATATGCACACTACGGTTGAAATGGCCCACAAGGCAGATGTCGAAAGTGTAGTAAAACTGATTTATGAGTCACTCCAACGCATTCAAGACGGGCACGACTTCAGGTATTTTGCCTGA
- a CDS encoding rhodanese-like domain-containing protein: MKKQIVYQLLLSGLLLLVACQSKSQQSGSSEAGKAPETAQEQSAKIFKLLDPEGFKQQLEATPDAQLIDVRTEGEVASGHLANARNINLQSPDFKEQLSTLDPAKPVFVYCAKGARSGQSAEIMKKMGFQEIYDLKGGIIQWKSSGLPVVTP, encoded by the coding sequence ATGAAAAAACAAATCGTATATCAACTTCTTCTTTCCGGCCTTTTGTTGCTGGTAGCCTGTCAGTCCAAATCCCAGCAATCCGGATCTTCGGAAGCCGGGAAAGCGCCTGAAACTGCACAGGAACAGTCCGCCAAAATATTTAAATTGCTTGATCCTGAGGGGTTTAAGCAGCAACTCGAAGCAACTCCCGATGCACAGCTCATCGATGTGCGCACGGAAGGTGAAGTAGCTTCCGGCCATTTAGCCAATGCCCGCAATATCAATCTTCAGTCTCCCGATTTTAAGGAGCAACTGAGCACACTTGATCCCGCAAAACCGGTTTTTGTGTATTGTGCAAAGGGTGCAAGGAGCGGGCAGAGTGCAGAAATAATGAAAAAAATGGGTTTTCAGGAGATTTATGATTTGAAAGGCGGCATTATCCAGTGGAAATCCAGTGGATTGCCGGTTGTAACTCCCTGA
- a CDS encoding tyrosine-type recombinase/integrase, producing the protein MLKTQFQRYIKVERRYSPLTENAYITDLDQFADWISTELELSLYTPADAAKITHKNIRAWMASLLESGHSTRTVGRKISTLKTFFSFLQKSEIVSANPAARVKIPGFEKKLPAFLKESETENLFDHIPFPNDFEGIRDRAILELFYGCGLRRAELISLRQSDINEYDRTVRVTGKGNKERILPFGKNVETALAHYLKAVEAAGYSAEDHLFMRKNGEVLYPRLIHRIVGKYLAQVTSLARKSPHILRHTFATHLLDNGADLNAIKELLGHSSLAATQVYTHNSISKLKAVHTQAHPRAIIHKQDSI; encoded by the coding sequence ATGTTAAAAACTCAATTTCAGCGCTATATTAAGGTCGAAAGACGATATTCGCCGCTGACCGAAAACGCTTATATCACGGATCTGGATCAGTTCGCTGACTGGATATCCACAGAGCTGGAATTGAGCCTCTATACTCCTGCTGACGCAGCGAAAATTACTCATAAAAATATTCGTGCATGGATGGCTTCTTTACTGGAGTCGGGGCATTCGACACGTACAGTCGGAAGAAAGATTTCTACACTAAAGACTTTTTTTTCCTTTTTACAGAAATCCGAAATCGTCTCTGCCAATCCTGCGGCCAGAGTAAAAATCCCAGGTTTTGAAAAAAAACTCCCCGCATTCCTGAAGGAATCTGAAACAGAAAACCTATTTGATCATATACCTTTTCCCAATGATTTTGAAGGAATTCGGGACAGGGCAATCCTCGAATTGTTTTATGGTTGCGGACTGCGCCGTGCTGAGCTTATCAGCCTCCGGCAAAGCGATATCAATGAATATGACCGCACCGTGCGCGTCACCGGTAAAGGAAACAAAGAAAGAATTCTTCCTTTTGGAAAAAATGTGGAGACCGCGCTGGCGCACTATCTGAAAGCAGTGGAGGCCGCAGGTTATTCCGCTGAAGATCATCTGTTTATGCGCAAAAACGGAGAGGTGCTGTATCCCCGGCTGATTCACCGGATTGTCGGAAAATATCTGGCGCAAGTGACCTCTCTTGCCCGAAAAAGCCCGCATATTCTCCGACATACATTTGCAACACATTTATTGGATAATGGCGCAGACCTGAATGCTATCAAGGAGCTTTTAGGGCATTCGAGTCTGGCTGCTACCCAGGTTTATACCCACAATTCTATCAGCAAACTAAAAGCTGTTCATACTCAAGCCCATCCCCGGGCAATCATCCATAAACAAGATTCAATATGA
- the raiA gene encoding ribosome-associated translation inhibitor RaiA — protein MKITIQSIHFDAADHLKAYIQKKCDKLDQFYDRIVDGEVILKLHNDIKGGNKFVEVKMNVPGDTLLATETGQTFEEAIDLTTDKIKEQLRRYKGKTKGRVRASGS, from the coding sequence ATGAAAATCACCATTCAGTCCATTCATTTTGATGCCGCCGATCACCTGAAAGCTTACATCCAGAAAAAGTGCGACAAACTTGACCAGTTTTATGACCGGATCGTTGATGGCGAAGTCATCCTAAAGCTTCACAATGATATTAAGGGAGGGAATAAGTTTGTAGAAGTAAAAATGAATGTACCAGGAGACACGCTATTGGCCACGGAGACCGGCCAGACTTTTGAAGAAGCCATAGACCTTACCACCGACAAAATTAAAGAACAACTTCGCCGCTATAAGGGCAAAACCAAAGGCCGCGTCAGGGCTTCAGGCTCTTAA
- a CDS encoding DUF6691 family protein, giving the protein MTYLIVGMLFGIILTKSEAISWYRIQEMFRFQSFHMYGIIGSAVTLGIVLVYLLKKYKVKSIHGEPIVVPEKTFSVPRYLFGGTIFGMGWALTGACPGPLYILVGNGITVFVVVILSAILGTWVYGMVRQYLPH; this is encoded by the coding sequence ATGACCTATCTGATTGTGGGGATGTTGTTTGGGATCATACTTACCAAGTCTGAAGCCATATCATGGTACCGGATACAGGAGATGTTTCGCTTTCAGTCTTTCCACATGTACGGCATTATCGGCTCGGCCGTGACGCTGGGCATTGTGCTGGTATATCTGCTGAAAAAATACAAAGTGAAATCCATACACGGCGAACCGATTGTCGTGCCGGAGAAGACGTTTAGCGTACCGCGGTATCTGTTTGGCGGCACGATATTCGGAATGGGCTGGGCGTTGACGGGCGCGTGTCCCGGGCCATTGTATATACTGGTAGGAAACGGGATCACCGTTTTTGTCGTAGTAATTCTCAGTGCAATATTGGGCACCTGGGTATATGGGATGGTGCGGCAGTATTTGCCCCATTGA
- a CDS encoding YeeE/YedE thiosulfate transporter family protein produces the protein MDLLRSAWPWYISGPLLTMILGLMLFMGKTFGISSTLRDLCAIGGAGKTNSFFQYRWQDQIWNLVFVVGALLGGMIAATVLSNPEPIQLSTATLSDLGAQGFSTDAHHLAPPEIFSWSSLLSVKGMIFIVLGGFLVGFGTRYAAGCTSGHAITGLSNLQVSSLIAVIGFFLGGLFVTHLIFPYLAKL, from the coding sequence ATGGATTTACTAAGAAGTGCATGGCCCTGGTATATTTCAGGCCCATTGCTAACGATGATTCTGGGTTTGATGCTCTTTATGGGCAAAACGTTCGGTATTTCCTCGACTTTGCGCGATCTCTGCGCGATCGGAGGTGCCGGGAAAACCAATTCTTTTTTCCAGTATCGCTGGCAGGACCAGATATGGAATCTGGTGTTTGTGGTGGGTGCCCTTCTGGGCGGAATGATCGCAGCTACGGTACTTTCCAATCCGGAGCCTATACAGCTTTCCACTGCGACGCTTTCAGATCTGGGCGCACAGGGATTTAGCACCGATGCGCATCATCTGGCCCCGCCTGAGATTTTCTCCTGGTCTTCCCTGCTGAGTGTGAAAGGCATGATTTTTATTGTCCTGGGCGGATTTTTGGTAGGATTTGGCACCCGGTATGCTGCGGGTTGTACTTCGGGGCATGCGATTACCGGTTTGTCCAACCTTCAGGTTTCTTCCCTGATAGCCGTGATTGGCTTTTTTCTGGGGGGGCTGTTTGTCACCCATTTGATTTTCCCTTACCTCGCTAAACTCTAA
- a CDS encoding transposase: MKTSQFSLTQRKAIVSQRQTGASVEEICRMHQISPATFYNWEKVLKEDQDEDKRRIKQLEQENARLKKMYEDSPAMEAAIADFLGLSSQKLSVYIRQIEKDKKPDL, from the coding sequence ATGAAAACGAGTCAATTCAGTCTGACCCAACGCAAGGCGATTGTTTCCCAACGCCAAACGGGTGCGAGTGTGGAAGAAATCTGCCGAATGCATCAGATTAGTCCGGCGACTTTTTACAATTGGGAAAAAGTGCTGAAAGAAGATCAGGATGAGGATAAACGGCGGATTAAACAGCTAGAACAGGAGAATGCCCGATTGAAAAAGATGTATGAAGATTCCCCCGCGATGGAAGCCGCAATCGCCGATTTTCTCGGCCTGAGCAGCCAAAAACTGTCTGTGTATATCCGGCAGATAGAAAAAGATAAAAAGCCTGATTTATAG
- a CDS encoding GNAT family N-acetyltransferase produces the protein MKITISDRRDIKQEDILELYRANKWSSADKPTELCNALKNSHSLFSAWDGERLVGIGNAISDGFLVVYYPHLLVHPDYQGKGIGQMIVKHMQEKYGHFHMQMLTADGKAIEFYQKAGFARAGQTQSMWIYQGDEH, from the coding sequence ATGAAAATAACTATTTCTGACAGGCGAGACATTAAGCAGGAAGACATTTTGGAATTGTACCGGGCCAACAAGTGGAGTTCGGCTGACAAACCAACCGAACTCTGCAACGCCTTAAAAAACTCCCATTCACTGTTTTCGGCCTGGGATGGTGAAAGGTTAGTCGGAATCGGTAATGCGATATCAGACGGATTCCTGGTTGTTTATTATCCCCACCTCCTTGTACATCCAGACTATCAGGGTAAGGGTATCGGGCAAATGATTGTGAAACACATGCAGGAAAAATATGGCCACTTCCACATGCAAATGCTAACTGCAGACGGGAAAGCCATTGAATTTTACCAAAAGGCAGGATTTGCCAGGGCGGGACAAACGCAGTCCATGTGGATCTATCAGGGAGATGAACATTGA
- the rpsU gene encoding 30S ribosomal protein S21: MKEGESIDRALRRYKKKFEKTGILKSVRGRMFYRKPSEDKKEMEKKAINRQRHYANDNF; this comes from the coding sequence GTGAAAGAAGGAGAGTCGATTGATCGTGCACTCCGAAGATATAAAAAGAAGTTTGAAAAGACCGGCATTTTGAAATCCGTTCGTGGACGTATGTTCTACAGAAAACCATCGGAGGACAAAAAGGAGATGGAGAAAAAAGCCATCAACCGTCAGCGTCATTACGCTAATGATAACTTCTAA
- a CDS encoding PAS domain-containing sensor histidine kinase, with product MIDLDICTELLDSVPDAVIIVDESGTIVQVNCQTEVLFKYGKSELVGASMEILMPKRFREKHPHHRKSYFQSPHVRPMGSMMNLLAVNRHGKEFPVEISLSPLKGQRCVVASIRDVTDRVQLMNNLREQNKKLENFSHIISHNLRSPVSNFGMLLQFLKTEKTSKGRALVIEKLEKNIFSLTGTLNKLLEVIQIRIESMKDRERVSFASVFEKIRDSLEGQIMETSASLTTDFSQASEIEYLTIYLESIIQNLLSNALKYSHPGRSPQIHIKTYRTPKSIILSVRDNGLGIDLNHNRDKIFGLHRTFHEHPEARGVGLFITRTQVEAMGGKITVMSKVNEGTVFFVRLN from the coding sequence ATGATAGACTTGGATATTTGCACAGAACTCCTTGATTCTGTTCCGGATGCCGTAATAATTGTCGATGAATCAGGTACCATAGTTCAGGTTAACTGCCAGACTGAGGTATTATTTAAATATGGAAAATCAGAGCTGGTCGGAGCAAGCATGGAAATACTCATGCCCAAAAGATTCAGGGAAAAGCATCCACACCATCGCAAAAGCTACTTCCAGTCTCCGCATGTGAGGCCAATGGGTTCTATGATGAACCTTCTGGCTGTCAATCGGCATGGGAAAGAATTTCCAGTAGAAATAAGTCTAAGTCCCCTGAAAGGCCAGCGTTGTGTAGTAGCCTCTATACGCGATGTTACGGATCGGGTACAACTGATGAACAATCTGAGGGAGCAGAATAAGAAGTTGGAGAACTTCTCGCATATTATTTCTCACAATTTGCGGAGCCCTGTGAGCAACTTCGGGATGCTCCTGCAGTTTTTGAAAACCGAAAAAACCAGCAAAGGAAGAGCATTGGTGATAGAAAAGCTGGAGAAGAACATTTTCAGTCTTACAGGCACACTGAACAAGCTGCTGGAGGTGATACAGATCAGAATAGAATCGATGAAGGATAGAGAAAGAGTATCTTTTGCCTCTGTCTTTGAGAAAATCCGCGATTCACTTGAGGGGCAGATTATGGAGACAAGCGCAAGCCTTACCACTGATTTTTCCCAGGCTTCAGAAATAGAGTATCTGACGATATATCTGGAAAGCATTATTCAAAATCTTTTGTCCAATGCACTGAAATACAGCCATCCAGGGCGTTCTCCTCAGATACATATTAAAACATATCGTACACCGAAGAGCATTATCCTGTCCGTCAGGGACAACGGATTGGGGATAGACCTGAATCACAACAGGGATAAAATTTTTGGTTTGCACAGAACCTTTCATGAACACCCTGAGGCCCGGGGAGTGGGGTTGTTTATCACCCGAACACAGGTAGAGGCTATGGGCGGGAAAATTACGGTAATGAGTAAGGTAAATGAAGGGACAGTATTTTTTGTGCGGTTGAATTGA